In Theileria equi strain WA chromosome 3, complete sequence, the genomic window TGGGGTAACACATGGACCGTAAGGAAGGGAGCTGCTTTAGCATTGGATAATATTTCACAAGCATATGGTGGAGATCCTGAGGTTCTTGCCATATTTCTACGATATATTCAGGCAAATCTGGATAGCCCTGACTGGGAGATTAAGGAATCTGCTGTGTTAACTTTGGGTGCTATCTCTAGAGGCTCTCTTAATTCtctttctccatttttgcCCAAAGTTATTGAATATTTGGTTGTCTTGTCTAGTGATTCTAAACCTTTGTTAAGAATCATTTCTTGTTGGTGTATATCTCGATTTACCCATTTTTTGTTTAGCAATACCCAGTATTTGGAAACTTCTCTACGTGCAATTTTGAATAGAATGCTGGATACAAACAAAAGGGTACAGGAGGGTGCCTGCTCGGCATTCACAGCATTTGAAGAGACGTCTGGGATGCTTTTAGTCCCGTATCTTgattatattttggaaactGTGCTGAGAGCAATCGAAATTTATCAAGAGCGCAACTTTAGAATTTTATATGATGTTATCGGCACTCTTGCCCAAAATGTTGGCGAACCATTGCTAAATGCAAGGAAATTCCCGGATTTGATGAATAGGCTTATGGATTTGCTGGCATCTACCGATATATACAAGCCACAGTTTTTGGCATTATTGGAGTGTATTTCTTGTGTATCACAAATTGTTGGTGATGGAATGTCAGTTTATGCGACAAAGATATTGCAGAGATGTCTCTATTCAATACATACAATAGTAACAGACTCGAAGGATGAGGATCTTCCTGGGCCCCCAAGATGGGACATTGTCGAGTTTGCTTCGGATACTATTTCCTCTCtagtttcttctcttcaTGCTACGCCTGCGAATGTATGTACTCTTTTGGATACTTGTTTAGCTACAGATGGATCTGGACGCCGCTTTGGAATAGTGGAGCTTTTGCTTGAATCTTGCAAATCTGGACTTGCGGGAGTACTTCAATCATGTATTGCTCTTTTGGGAGATCTAGGATGGGTTTATAGCGCTGTTTTAGTTCAGCCAGTAGTGCATTTACTTActgaaaatattttgcaCGACTTTCCTTCTGTGGCTAATAACGCAGTATGGGCAATTGGAGTTTTGTCCATGCATGAAAGAAGGAGTATTTTACAGCCTCAGCTACAAAAGATCGTTTTGGATCTCTCTCATATTCTCAATTCGGAATCTAGAGcttacaaaaatttatGCATCATACAAAATGTCTGTATTACCCTCGGAAGAATCTGTCTAAACTTTCCGGATAGTACATGTACATTGTTGCCTAAATTTGCGGAGAAGTTTTGCTTGAACTTGACAAGTTACAGAAACGATTTTGATAAGGCGCAGGCTATTCAGGGTCTTGCGCTAGCTGTTACAAAATCCCCAGTGTCGGCGGCTCAACACATGGCGGGAATTGTGCAGTTGTTTTTGAGCTATCCACCCTGTGACCCACAATTTGAAAGCGCACTTAGGGAAGCTTTGCTTGCCATTGTAAGGACAAATGGCCCTGCCTGGGAAAACATCCATTATAGCATAAAGAATGGTGCCAAGG contains:
- a CDS encoding importin beta/transportin, putative (encoded by transcript BEWA_004860A); this translates as MGIDRLVYDRLLGVLDLVTRGDTDSQRFLNENLNAFESGRNDACIYYLEVSLNSNNFHVRQMSLLLLKRSLSREWQSLTVESKRGLYDGIFQLLGISSAEIRSVVSSCIVTLYGLQSGSDSKVFTHRLLDILSKESPVEVLEASSLALSMIVEDIISFSSDDSNGVASREKFDFLRVELSRSIIQTSTSKPELHRYLSKVLLIMVDSMEVAEYILHHYFDLVWNLLGSISTIQESSAKKFVLKCLLRIWDYRPSSILQALFPIITSSCKDDSDPQVQIEALDLLSHILQSIQYVEGNREMHDIRSEFLTRLRAELPVLIKILVENTKYTSWDYMSMDISHMEDDNASKPDSIQDLPSHTHVSKKLRDSDDDEDLDAAETSTWGNTWTVRKGAALALDNISQAYGGDPEVLAIFLRYIQANLDSPDWEIKESAVLTLGAISRGSLNSLSPFLPKVIEYLVVLSSDSKPLLRIISCWCISRFTHFLFSNTQYLETSLRAILNRMLDTNKRVQEGACSAFTAFEETSGMLLVPYLDYILETVLRAIEIYQERNFRILYDVIGTLAQNVGEPLLNARKFPDLMNRLMDLLASTDIYKPQFLALLECISCVSQIVGDGMSVYATKILQRCLYSIHTIVTDSKDEDLPGPPRWDIVEFASDTISSLVSSLHATPANVCTLLDTCLATDGSGRRFGIVELLLESCKSGLAGVLQSCIALLGDLGWVYSAVLVQPVVHLLTENILHDFPSVANNAVWAIGVLSMHERRSILQPQLQKIVLDLSHILNSESRAYKNLCIIQNVCITLGRICLNFPDSTCTLLPKFAEKFCLNLTSYRNDFDKAQAIQGLALAVTKSPVSAAQHMAGIVQLFLSYPPCDPQFESALREALLAIVRTNGPAWENIHYSIKNGAKVRFFN